The sequence CGCTATGGAAGCGGGTATTTTCAAGCATCAGGACTTGTCCGGGTTGGAGTTTTGCGGCGAGTGTTTGGACTTCGGGGCCGATGCAGTCGGGAGCAAGTGGGACGGGTTGGCCGAGGAGTTCGCCCATGCGTTTAGCGGGGGCGCGTAGGCTACAGGATTCGACGCGTTTGCCTTTGGGGCTATCGAGGTGTCCGGCGATGATGACTGCTGCGCCTTTTTCGAGTAGTAATTTTATTGTTGGGACTGCGGCTTTAAGGCGGGTATCGTCTTCGAGTTCAGTGCCTGCGTCGTTTAGGGGGGTGTCGAGGTCTGAGCGTAGGAAAACTTTTTTGCCTTTTAGATTTAATGTATCTACGAACTTCATTTTTAACTCCTAAAAAATGATGAATCTGGTTGACTTATTAGCTGTCGTGCGACAGATTGCCACGTCGCTGCGCTCCTCGCAATGACGGCTAAAAATGCAAAGTATTTGATTAGAGCGGGATAGCGGGCAACCAACTATTCGTTTTCTTTTTGCTTACTTTTTTAAGTTAAGAGCAAGGGTTATTGCGAGTGAGGGCCGCCAGATTTACTAATGAAGTTATCAATATAGCAAATGGAGTTGGAATTGAAGGAGAGGCAACTATTCGTTTTCTTTTTGCTTACTTTTTAAGTTGAGAGCAAGGGTTATTGCGAGTGAGGGTCGCCAGATTTACTAATGAAGTTATCAATATAACAAATGGAGTTGGGATTGAAGAAGAGGCAGCTATTCGTTTTCTTTTTGCTTACTTTTTCTTTTCCGCAAAAGAAAAAGTAAGTGATACAGATTAATGGATTGACGAAGCGGTATGCGGATCAGTTGTTATTTGACGACGCGTCATTTGTGTTGGGAGCGCGGGAGCGGGTGGGGTTGGTTGGGAGGAATGGTTCGGGAAAGTCGACTTTGTTGAAGATGATTTTGGATGAGGAGCATGCGGATAGTGGGTCGATTACGTTTCCGCGTGGTTATCGGATTGGGCATTTATCGCAGCATTTAAAGTTTTCGCAGCCGACGATTTTGGAGGAAGCCTGTTTAGGTTTGCCGAAGGATGAGCGGGACCAGACGTATCGGGGGGAGATTATTTTAAGTGGTCTTGGTTTTTCGCAAGCGGACATGCAGCGAGCGCCGAGTGAATTTTCGGGTGGATTTCAGATTCGCATTAACTTAGCTCGGTTATTATTGTCAGAGCCGAATTTATTATTATTAGATGAGCCGACGAACTATTTAGATATTGTTTCGGCGCGGTGGTTAGAGGAGACGTTGCGGGAGTGGCCGGGTGAGTTGATTGTGATTACGCACGACCGGGCGTTTATGGATGCGGTGACGACGCATACGATGTTGATTTATCGGGGGACATTTCGCAAGATTCCGGGCAACACGCAGAAGCTTTACGATGCAATTGCCTTGGACGAGGAAGTTTATGAGAAGACGAGGCTGAATGAGGACAAGAAGCGCAAGGAGTTGGAGCGCTTTATTGATCGTTTTCGGGCGCAAGCGAGTAAGGCCTCGGTGGTGCAGTCGCGGGTTAAGGCTTTGGCGCGGATGGAGGTTAAGGAGGAGCTAGTTGAGGAGGACAGCTTAGAGTTTTCTTTTTCATCTAAGCCATTTCATGGCAAGACGGTGATAGAGGTGCAGGATCTTACTTTTGGTTATCAAGCGGATGTGCCCTTGATTCGCGAGTTAGCTTTTCACGTAGGTAAGAGTGACAGGATTGGGATTATTGGGAAGAATGGGCGCGGCAAGTCGACGCTTTTAAAGTTATTGGCTCAAGAAATGAAGCCGCAAGTGGGCACAGTTAATACCAGCCCGAGTACGAGTGTTGCGTATTTTGGTCAGACTAATATTGATCGATTGCACCCGAAGATGACGATTGAGGAAGAGATAACGAGTGCGCATCCTGGTTGGGGGCGCACGCAGATACGTGGCATTTGTGGGACGATGATGTTTTCTGGAGACATGGCTTTAAAGAAGGTCGAGGTGCTTTCGGGTGGGGAGCGTAGCCGTGTTTTGTTGGGCAAGATTATTGCGACACCTTCGAATCTTTTGTTGTTGGATGAGCCGACGAACCATTTAGATTTGCAATCGGTTGAAGCGCTGAAGGATGCACTGCATGATTATGCGGGGGCGGTGATTTTAGTTACGCACAACGAGATGTTGTTACGTGAGCTTTGTACGCGCCTGATTGTTTTTCAGGGGGAGAAGCCGTTTTTGATTGAAGGTGGTTACGACTATTTTCTTGATAAATATGGCTGGGAGGATGAGGCGCCGTTTCAGGTTCAAAAGCCAAGTGCGATGATTGAGGCAAAAGTTGAGCCTAAGACGCAGGTGGTGCAGGATCATCAGACTACGCGTGTGAGTAAGAGTGCTGAAGCGAGGCGACGTAAGCTTGAAAAAGAGATTGCGGATGGAGAGGCGGCGATTATTGCTTTAGAAGGGGAGCAGGTAGCGGTGCAGAAAGAGCTTGAGGCTTTGGCGCTGGAGTCAAGCCCGGCAAGAATTCAGGAATTATCTTTACGTTTGCATGAAATTTCTCAAGCGATTGAAAAGGCGTTTGAAGATTTGGCGTGGAAGCAGAAAGAGTTGAGCTAATTAGACAACTCAGGGCATTATTGCTATAAACCGCTAGGTTAATGCTGGAATAATTTTTATGTGTGCATGGTTTTCACGAATTCGCGCTCCTAAGCCGACGACGACGGAGGAGTCCGATCGTCTACAGGTGCCAACTGGATTATGGACGAAGTGTAATGGTTGTTCTGAGATTATTTACACACGAGAGATTGAGCGTAATGAGAACGTTTGTCCGAAGTGTGAGCATCATTTTCGTTTAAATACCGACAGCCGCATTCGACTTTTGCTGGATCGCCAATCTTTTGAAGAGATGGATCAGGATTTAAAATCAGTTGATCCTTTAGCATTTAAAGACACGATTAAGTATCGCGACCGGATTCGTCAGAGTGAGAAGAAGACCGGAAAGAATGAGGCGGTGCGCACTGGTTTTGGTCGGGTTAATGGACGACCGATTGGGATTGGGATTTTTGAATTTGCCTATATGGGTGGAAGCATGGGGCCGGTTGTGGGCGAGAAGCTTACGCGCATGATTGAGAAGTCGATTGAGCAGTTTCGGCCGGTAGTTATACTTTCTTCTTCTGGGGGTGCGCGGATGCAGGAGGGAATTTATTCCTTGATGCAGATGGCGAAAATTTCTGCTGCACTGCATAAACTGGGTGAAAAGGGTTTGCCTTATATTTCGATCTTAACAGATCCCACGACTGGCGGTGTGGCCGCGTCGTTTGCGATGCAGGGCGATATTATTATTGCAGAACCTGGAGCCTTGATTGGCTTTGCTGGCCCGCGGGTAATTGAGCAAACAATTAAGCGTAAACTTCCTG comes from bacterium and encodes:
- a CDS encoding ABC-F family ATP-binding cassette domain-containing protein yields the protein MIQINGLTKRYADQLLFDDASFVLGARERVGLVGRNGSGKSTLLKMILDEEHADSGSITFPRGYRIGHLSQHLKFSQPTILEEACLGLPKDERDQTYRGEIILSGLGFSQADMQRAPSEFSGGFQIRINLARLLLSEPNLLLLDEPTNYLDIVSARWLEETLREWPGELIVITHDRAFMDAVTTHTMLIYRGTFRKIPGNTQKLYDAIALDEEVYEKTRLNEDKKRKELERFIDRFRAQASKASVVQSRVKALARMEVKEELVEEDSLEFSFSSKPFHGKTVIEVQDLTFGYQADVPLIRELAFHVGKSDRIGIIGKNGRGKSTLLKLLAQEMKPQVGTVNTSPSTSVAYFGQTNIDRLHPKMTIEEEITSAHPGWGRTQIRGICGTMMFSGDMALKKVEVLSGGERSRVLLGKIIATPSNLLLLDEPTNHLDLQSVEALKDALHDYAGAVILVTHNEMLLRELCTRLIVFQGEKPFLIEGGYDYFLDKYGWEDEAPFQVQKPSAMIEAKVEPKTQVVQDHQTTRVSKSAEARRRKLEKEIADGEAAIIALEGEQVAVQKELEALALESSPARIQELSLRLHEISQAIEKAFEDLAWKQKELS
- a CDS encoding acetyl-CoA carboxylase carboxyltransferase subunit beta, producing the protein MCAWFSRIRAPKPTTTEESDRLQVPTGLWTKCNGCSEIIYTREIERNENVCPKCEHHFRLNTDSRIRLLLDRQSFEEMDQDLKSVDPLAFKDTIKYRDRIRQSEKKTGKNEAVRTGFGRVNGRPIGIGIFEFAYMGGSMGPVVGEKLTRMIEKSIEQFRPVVILSSSGGARMQEGIYSLMQMAKISAALHKLGEKGLPYISILTDPTTGGVAASFAMQGDIIIAEPGALIGFAGPRVIEQTIKRKLPEGFQRSEFLLTHGMVDLVIHRKDLRQQLANLLEMLCWQH